In one Tachysurus vachellii isolate PV-2020 chromosome 24, HZAU_Pvac_v1, whole genome shotgun sequence genomic region, the following are encoded:
- the gja8b gene encoding gap junction protein alpha 8 paralog b, which produces MGDWSFLGNILEEVNEHSTVIGRVWLTVLFIFRILILGTAAEFVWGDEQSDYVCNTQQPGCENVCYDEAFPISHIRLWVLQIIFVSTPSLVYVGHAVHHVHMEEKKKEREEAELSRQQETSEEHLPVAPDQGSVRTTKETSTKGRKKFRLEGTLLRTYICHIIFKTLFEVGFVVGQYFLYGFHILPLYKCSRWPCPNTVDCFVSRPTEKTVFIIFMLAVACVSLFLNFVEISHLGLKKIHLAFRKPVQPQIEGSCVGEKPSIAVSSLQKAKGYKLLDEDRTVSHFFPLTEVMGMETGCVPTSYKPFGEKTHGASAPQEDMSKMYDKTLPSYVQTTMVGPRGASGVIRVDEDEVPAEEDVEASETIEDIRPLSSLSKASSRARSDDLTV; this is translated from the coding sequence ATGGGTGACTGGAGCTTCTTGGGCAACATCCTTGAGGAAGTGAATGAACACTCAACGGTGATCGGCAGGGTGTGGCTGACTGTGCTCTTTATCTTTCGCATCTTGATCCTCGGTACTGCGGCAGAGTTCGTATGGGGCGACGAGCAGTCGGATTATGTCTGCAACACGCAGCAGCCTGGTTGCGAGAACGtctgctatgatgaggccttcCCAATTTCACACATACGACTGTGGGTTCTGCAGATTATCTTCGTCTCTACACCATCACTGGTGTATGTGGGCCATGCCGTGCACCATGTTCACatggaggagaaaaagaaggaacgTGAGGAAGCAGAGCTGAGCCGGCAACAGGAGACAAGCGAGGAGCATCTGCCAGTTGCTCCTGACCAGGGCAGTGTCCGTACAACCAAAGAGACCAGCACCAAAGGCAGAAAGAAGTTCCGCTTGGAAGGCACACTGCTCAGAACCTACATCTGCCACATCATCTTCAAGACACTCTTTGAGGTAGGGTTTGTCGTGGGCCAATACTTCCTGTACGGCTTTCACATCCTGCCTCTGTATAAGTGCAGCCGCTGGCCCTGTCCAAACACAGTTGACTGCTTTGTGTCCAGGCCGACTGAAAAGACTGTCTTCATTATCTTCATGTTAGCTGTGGCCTGTGTCTCACTCTTCCTCAACTTTGTAGAGATCAGCCACCTGGGCCTCAAGAAGATTCACTTAGCATTTCGCAAACCTGTCCAGCCCCAAATCGAGGGATCTTGTGTGGGTGAGAAGCCTTCCATAGCTGTGTCCTCTCTTCAGAAAGCCAAGGGCTATAAGTTACTGGACGAGGACAGAACAGTTTCACATTTCTTCCCCTTGACTGAGGTGATGGGCATGGAGACTGGGTGTGTGCCCACATCCTATAAACCATTTGGGGAAAAAACTCATGGAGCATCGGCACCACAGGAGGACATGTCGAAGATGTATGACAAGACGTTGCCCTCTTATGTCCAGACTACCATGGTGGGGCCCAGAGGAGCTAGCGGCGTTATTCGAGTGGACGAGGATGAGGTGCCTGCAGAAGAAGACGTGGAAGCCAGCGAGACAATAGAGGACATCAGACCCCTTAGTAGCCTGAGCAAGGCCAGCAGCCGTGCGAGGTCAGATGACTTGACAGTATAA